The Laspinema palackyanum D2c genome segment CTCGATCGCTATCGCGGACAGCAACCCCACTTGGCCTGCATTCTCGGCTTTACTGAAACGGGTTTAATTCCCGGGATTTCCGCTGCCGGTGCAACCCCACACGATCGCCAATACACGGCGATCGCTGATGCAGAATTTCTCTACTCCGGTCCCCGTCCCCATCCCCAATATCCCCTCCCCCCTCTCCAAGCAGGAGCCTCGCCGGTCCTGATTTCTCGCGCTGTCCTAGAAGCCCAAAACATTCCCCTGACGGTCTTTAATGCGGGTTTACCCCACCCCCCAGCGGTCCCAGCGGTGGACCTGGGGGGAACTCCCGCAATCTGTCTGAGTACCGGCAAGGCGTTGGAACTCTCAACGGTGCAACGGTTATTTGCAGCGGGACTCCATTGGGGCCAGAAACTCGCCCAGGCGCATCCAGAGGGGTATTTGATTGTTGCCGAATGTGTCGTTGGCGGCACCACCACGGCCCTCTCGGTGTTGATGGATTTAGGAATTGATGCCAACGGGAAGGTGAATAGTTCTCATCCCCTGTGCAATCATCAGCAAAAGTTGGCCTTGGTACAGGCGGGTTTGGCAGAAGCGCATCGGCATCGCACCGAGTTGAAGCCGGTTTCTGGGGGAATCACGGGCTATAATTTAGACCCTTTGATGGCGATCGCAGCGGTGGGAGACCCGATGCAAGCAGTAGCCGCAGGCATGGCGATCGCCGCCAGTCGTGTCTGTGGTGTCCTGTTGGCCGGTGGGACGCAAATGCTGGCGGTCTATGCTTTAATTCGGGCAGTGGCTTCTTATCATGCCCTCCCCTGGAATAGCGATCGCATCGTGGTCGGAACCACCCGCTGGGTTGCTGAAGACCCGACTGGAGACACCGTGGGACTGGCTACAGCCGTCGGTCCTGTCCCTTTATTGGCAACTCAACTCAGTTTTGCCGATTCTCGTTATCCTCAACTTTGTGCCTATGAGCGCGGATTCGTCAAGGAAGGAGTCGGTGCCGGAGGTTGCGCGATCGCTGCACATCTTTACCAAAACTGGAATCAATCTCAACTCTTACAAGCCATTGAAGCGCTCACCCTGCGGTATGCTCGCCTGAGTCTTTAACGGTTTGCCTCTAGTTGCCCTCTAAGAGTGCACTCTTTTCGCCATCAACTGTTCTTCTAACTCCGCTATCCGGTGGTAGGCAGCGGTTAATTGTGCCGTCAATCGCCGGATTTGAATTTCTGGGCTTAATTCCGAGTCAATATTATTTTGAACGGGTTTCTCCGGTTGATGGCGCTCATTTTTCTCCTTGAGTACATCTTTATGCTCCAACTCTTCCGACTCTTCTAAGGTCGTTGAGACCAAATTCCCGATCGCGTAAGCATACCGCTTTCTCAGGAGGGCTTCCGGGGACTCACTGGGCGGGGGGGGAACGTTCAAACTCTGCTGTCCCAAACACAGAGAGATTTTTCTATTAAGCTGTTCGAGGGTTTGATACAAGTCATTGACTTTATGGTTTAAGACATACACCTGGTGTTCTAATGATTCCATCTTTAGACCCCGATTTTTAGGGTTGCTTTTTTCTCCTCAATCTTAGATACGGTTTGGCCCAAAATAGGAATTCTTTTTAGATTATTTAAGGTTTAAAGATATTTGCCTCAAAACTCGATGAAA includes the following:
- the cobT gene encoding nicotinate mononucleotide-dependent phosphoribosyltransferase CobT, translating into MIRIYTQLEQGQQWLDRYRGQQPHLACILGFTETGLIPGISAAGATPHDRQYTAIADAEFLYSGPRPHPQYPLPPLQAGASPVLISRAVLEAQNIPLTVFNAGLPHPPAVPAVDLGGTPAICLSTGKALELSTVQRLFAAGLHWGQKLAQAHPEGYLIVAECVVGGTTTALSVLMDLGIDANGKVNSSHPLCNHQQKLALVQAGLAEAHRHRTELKPVSGGITGYNLDPLMAIAAVGDPMQAVAAGMAIAASRVCGVLLAGGTQMLAVYALIRAVASYHALPWNSDRIVVGTTRWVAEDPTGDTVGLATAVGPVPLLATQLSFADSRYPQLCAYERGFVKEGVGAGGCAIAAHLYQNWNQSQLLQAIEALTLRYARLSL